One window from the genome of Pseudonocardia hierapolitana encodes:
- a CDS encoding formimidoylglutamate deiminase, translated as MSDFWCELAWIEGRPRAGVRVVVDGARITDVREEAPAPGDMRLAGLVLPGFADAHGHAFHRALRGRTHDRGGTFWTWRERMYSVAARLDPDSYLALARATYAELALGGVTCVGEFHYLHHGPGGVRYADPNAMGAALVQAAADAGVRLTLLDTCYLAGGLDGSGHTPLDDVQLRFSDGDADAWGARVADLTEGPALRVGAAIHSVRAVPAEQLPRVVVPGRPLHVHLSEQPAENAACLAHHGRTPAALLAEHGALGPVTTAVHATHVTNDDIALLGGVRATVCACPSTEADLADGHGPFRALREVGCPIALGSDQHVQADLLAEARLAEYSERLTTGERGRLPPAALVDALTVDGHAALGWPEAGRITVGARADLVAVALDRPRTAGIDPAQAVLVAGAEDVHTVVVDGRVVVEDGHHVVGDVARLLADAIAPLWEDA; from the coding sequence GTGAGCGACTTCTGGTGCGAACTCGCCTGGATCGAGGGCCGGCCGCGGGCAGGAGTGCGGGTGGTCGTGGACGGCGCTCGGATCACCGACGTGCGCGAGGAGGCGCCGGCGCCGGGAGACATGCGGCTCGCCGGGCTCGTGCTGCCCGGCTTCGCCGACGCCCACGGTCACGCGTTCCACCGGGCCCTGCGCGGCCGCACGCACGACCGCGGCGGCACGTTCTGGACCTGGCGCGAGCGGATGTACTCCGTCGCCGCCCGCCTCGACCCGGACAGCTATCTCGCGCTCGCCCGCGCCACCTACGCCGAGCTGGCGCTGGGCGGCGTCACGTGCGTCGGGGAGTTCCACTACCTGCACCACGGCCCCGGCGGTGTCCGGTACGCCGACCCGAACGCGATGGGTGCGGCGCTCGTGCAGGCCGCGGCCGACGCGGGCGTCCGGCTCACGCTGCTCGACACCTGCTACCTCGCAGGCGGTCTCGACGGGAGCGGCCACACCCCGCTCGACGACGTGCAACTGCGCTTCTCCGACGGGGACGCCGACGCGTGGGGGGCCCGCGTCGCCGACCTCACCGAGGGCCCGGCGCTGCGGGTCGGTGCCGCCATCCACTCCGTGCGCGCCGTCCCCGCCGAACAACTCCCCCGCGTGGTCGTCCCCGGACGCCCGCTGCACGTCCACCTCTCCGAGCAGCCCGCCGAGAACGCCGCCTGCCTCGCCCACCACGGCCGCACCCCGGCCGCCCTGCTCGCCGAGCACGGCGCCCTCGGCCCGGTGACCACGGCCGTGCACGCCACCCACGTCACGAACGACGACATCGCGCTGCTCGGTGGCGTCCGCGCCACCGTCTGCGCCTGCCCGAGCACCGAGGCCGACCTCGCCGACGGTCACGGCCCGTTCCGCGCGCTGCGGGAGGTCGGGTGCCCGATCGCACTGGGCAGCGACCAGCACGTGCAGGCCGACCTGCTCGCCGAGGCCCGGCTCGCGGAGTACTCGGAGCGGCTCACCACCGGCGAGCGCGGCCGGCTCCCACCGGCGGCGCTCGTCGACGCGCTCACCGTCGACGGGCACGCAGCCCTCGGCTGGCCCGAGGCCGGCCGGATCACCGTCGGCGCCCGCGCCGACCTGGTGGCGGTCGCGCTCGACCGACCCCGCACCGCCGGCATCGATCCCGCCCAGGCGGTGCTCGTGGCCGGGGCAGAGGACGTGCACACCGTGGTGGTCGACGGCCGGGTCGTCGTCGAGGACGGCCACCACGTCGTCGGCGACGTGGCCCGCCTCCTCGCCGACGCGATCGCCCCGCTCTGGGAGGACGCATGA
- the hutI gene encoding imidazolonepropionase — MIAHLVTGIGELVTNHPGCGDGPLGLLPDAALVVEDGRVAWVGPASAAPAADARTDVGGRAVLPGFVDSHTHLVFAGERSAEFEARMSGVPYDGGGIASTVAATRDAGEDALRARLATLMAELRAQGTTTVEIKSGYGLSVADEERSLRLAREVTEETTFLGAHVVPPEYRGRTDDYVALVTGPMLTACAPHARWIDVFCEPASPHAFDGDASRAVLEAGRGAGLGLRVHGNQLAPGPGVRLAVELGAASVDHCTFLTDADIDALAGSDTVATLLPGVEFSTRQPYPDARRLLDAGVTVALATDCNPGTCFSSSMPLCIALAVREMRMTPAEAVRAATAGAAAALRRTDVGHLGVGARADLTVLNAPSHRHLAYRPGVPMVHRPFEE, encoded by the coding sequence ATGATCGCCCACCTCGTCACCGGCATCGGCGAGCTGGTCACCAACCACCCCGGGTGCGGCGACGGCCCGCTCGGGCTGCTCCCGGACGCCGCGCTCGTGGTCGAGGACGGTCGGGTGGCCTGGGTCGGGCCCGCCTCTGCCGCGCCGGCCGCCGACGCCCGGACCGACGTCGGGGGGCGCGCGGTGCTCCCCGGTTTCGTCGACAGCCACACGCACCTGGTGTTCGCCGGTGAGCGGTCGGCGGAGTTCGAGGCGCGCATGTCCGGGGTGCCCTACGACGGCGGCGGGATCGCCTCCACCGTCGCGGCCACCCGCGACGCGGGCGAGGACGCGCTACGCGCCCGGCTGGCCACGCTGATGGCCGAGCTGCGGGCGCAGGGCACCACGACCGTCGAGATCAAGAGCGGCTACGGGCTCTCGGTCGCCGACGAGGAGCGCAGCCTGCGGCTCGCCCGCGAGGTCACCGAGGAGACGACGTTCCTCGGCGCCCACGTCGTGCCGCCCGAGTACCGGGGCCGCACCGACGACTACGTCGCGCTCGTCACCGGCCCGATGCTCACGGCCTGCGCCCCGCACGCCCGCTGGATCGACGTGTTCTGCGAGCCTGCGTCGCCCCACGCCTTCGACGGCGACGCGAGCCGCGCGGTGCTGGAGGCGGGCCGGGGCGCCGGGCTCGGCCTTCGCGTGCACGGCAACCAGCTCGCGCCCGGTCCGGGCGTGCGGCTCGCGGTGGAGCTGGGTGCCGCGAGCGTCGACCACTGCACGTTCCTGACCGACGCCGACATCGACGCGCTCGCCGGAAGCGACACCGTCGCCACCCTGCTGCCGGGCGTCGAGTTCTCCACCCGCCAGCCCTACCCCGACGCGCGGCGCCTGCTCGACGCGGGCGTCACGGTCGCGCTCGCCACCGACTGCAACCCGGGAACCTGCTTCTCCTCGTCCATGCCGCTGTGCATCGCGCTCGCGGTGCGGGAGATGCGGATGACGCCCGCCGAGGCCGTGCGAGCGGCCACGGCCGGGGCCGCCGCCGCGCTGCGCCGCACCGACGTGGGCCACCTGGGCGTCGGGGCGCGCGCCGATCTGACCGTCCTGAACGCGCCGAGCCACCGCCACCTCGCCTACCGCCCGGGCGTCCCCATGGTGCACCGACCCTTCGAGGAGTGA
- a CDS encoding bifunctional helix-turn-helix transcriptional regulator/GNAT family N-acetyltransferase: MDAAMVAQVRRFNRTVTQRVGALQEEFLGRGRPLGAARVLWEIGPEGRDVRTLRAQLGLDSGYLSRLLRSLEADALITIEADPSDRRVRLARLTPEGVAEREALDRRSDDVAAALLAPLAPAQRDRLAAAMADVERLLRAGMIEIAVADPAHPDARHCLRAYFAELDRRFDAGFDVEQSNPAPDGGLRPPAGILLVARLGAEPVGCGALKFGADGVCEVKRMWVSSGVRGTGLGRRLLGELETRAAEAGARVLRLETNRTLVEAIALYRSAGYTEVPAFNEESYAHHWFEKRLAPRGAEGGA; encoded by the coding sequence ATGGATGCGGCCATGGTGGCGCAGGTGCGCCGGTTCAACCGCACGGTCACCCAGCGCGTCGGCGCGCTCCAGGAGGAGTTCCTCGGACGCGGGCGGCCGCTCGGGGCAGCGCGCGTGCTCTGGGAGATCGGGCCGGAGGGTCGGGACGTGCGGACGTTGCGCGCCCAGCTCGGCCTCGACTCGGGCTACCTCAGCCGGCTGCTGCGCTCGCTGGAGGCCGACGCCCTGATCACCATCGAGGCCGACCCGTCCGACCGGCGCGTGCGGCTGGCGCGGCTCACCCCGGAGGGCGTCGCCGAGCGGGAGGCCCTCGACCGGCGCAGCGACGATGTGGCCGCCGCGCTGCTCGCACCGCTCGCACCGGCACAGCGCGACCGCCTGGCCGCCGCGATGGCCGACGTCGAGCGGCTGCTGCGCGCCGGCATGATCGAGATCGCGGTCGCCGATCCCGCGCATCCGGACGCGCGGCACTGCCTGCGCGCGTACTTCGCCGAGCTCGACCGACGGTTCGACGCCGGCTTCGACGTGGAGCAGAGCAACCCGGCGCCCGATGGGGGGCTGCGGCCGCCCGCGGGGATCCTGCTCGTGGCGCGGCTCGGCGCCGAGCCGGTGGGCTGCGGGGCGCTGAAGTTCGGGGCCGATGGGGTGTGCGAGGTCAAGCGCATGTGGGTGTCGTCGGGCGTGCGCGGGACGGGTCTCGGCCGTCGTCTCCTCGGCGAGCTCGAGACGCGTGCCGCCGAGGCCGGCGCCCGCGTCCTGCGCCTCGAGACGAACCGCACGCTCGTGGAGGCGATCGCCCTCTACCGCTCCGCCGGCTACACCGAGGTCCCGGCGTTCAACGAGGAGTCCTACGCCCACCACTGGTTCGAGAAGCGGCTCGCGCCCCGGGGCGCGGAAGGTGGTGCGTGA
- a CDS encoding TetR/AcrR family transcriptional regulator, which produces MRVKRTGERTVTATARRAQIVDAAIETVAELGLNQASFARIAERAGLSSTRLISYHFAGKDDLMQAVVDEVFRTAGQYIAPFVLAEPTPSAKLRGFIRGSARFYAEYRRHVVAVRDVWANFRRPDGTQRFGMEAHEPEFEVVSQILREGQARGEFREFDPRVMAVTLRQALDGLATLVATDPDLDVDGYTGELVALFDRATRA; this is translated from the coding sequence ATGCGAGTAAAGCGCACCGGCGAGCGGACCGTCACCGCCACGGCACGGCGGGCCCAGATCGTCGACGCCGCGATCGAGACGGTTGCCGAGCTCGGCCTGAACCAGGCGTCCTTCGCCCGGATCGCCGAGCGGGCCGGGTTGTCGAGCACCCGGCTGATCTCGTACCACTTCGCCGGGAAGGACGACCTCATGCAGGCCGTCGTCGACGAGGTGTTCAGAACGGCCGGGCAGTACATCGCGCCGTTCGTGCTCGCCGAGCCGACGCCGTCGGCCAAGCTGCGCGGGTTCATCCGGGGCAGCGCCCGCTTCTACGCCGAGTACCGCCGGCACGTGGTCGCGGTGCGGGACGTCTGGGCCAACTTCCGCCGCCCCGACGGCACCCAGCGGTTCGGGATGGAGGCCCACGAGCCGGAGTTCGAGGTGGTCTCCCAGATCCTCCGGGAGGGGCAGGCCCGCGGGGAGTTCCGGGAGTTCGACCCGCGGGTCATGGCGGTCACGCTCCGCCAGGCCCTCGACGGCCTGGCCACCCTCGTCGCGACCGACCCCGACCTCGACGTCGACGGCTACACGGGCGAGCTCGTCGCCCTCTTCGACCGGGCCACCCGCGCATGA
- the nuoH gene encoding NADH-quinone oxidoreductase subunit NuoH, with protein MTRVQQLLADDPLWLILLKVGALFVLGLLLTMFMIVWERKVVGRMQQRPGPNRTGPGGWLQSLADALKLALKEDIMPLMADKRVYFIAPVISTIPAFVAFSVIPFGGEVSIFGEPTVLQLVDLPVGVLVVLACSSIGVYGIVLGGWASGSPYPLLAALRSAAQVISYEIALGLSIVGVILYAGSLSTADIVASQASGWYLLLLAPSFVAFVISMVGETNRAPFDLPEAESELVGGFHTEYSSLKFALFFLAEYVNMVTVSAMATTLFLGGGMWPWPLSFLNSSGWLQFVAFLIKTFVFLFVFIWLRGTLPRLRYDQFMRLGWKVLVPGSLLWILAIFAIRTWRTSGGQVSALLIGLGIALAVVLLVAFLVPDRKVEGPAMVEPASDYPVPPLDLVVPKPPRHRLRRPAGEALPRTESTTRAHPGRGTRM; from the coding sequence ATGACCCGCGTCCAGCAACTCCTCGCCGACGACCCGCTGTGGCTGATCCTGCTCAAGGTCGGCGCCCTGTTCGTGCTCGGCCTGCTCCTGACGATGTTCATGATCGTGTGGGAGCGCAAGGTGGTGGGCCGCATGCAGCAGCGCCCCGGGCCGAACCGCACGGGGCCGGGCGGCTGGCTGCAGTCCCTGGCCGACGCCCTCAAGCTGGCGCTGAAGGAAGACATCATGCCGTTGATGGCCGACAAGCGGGTGTACTTCATCGCCCCGGTCATCTCGACGATCCCGGCGTTCGTGGCGTTCTCCGTGATCCCGTTCGGCGGCGAGGTGTCGATCTTCGGCGAGCCGACGGTGCTGCAGCTGGTCGACCTTCCGGTCGGGGTGCTGGTGGTGCTGGCCTGCTCCTCGATCGGGGTGTACGGGATCGTGCTGGGCGGCTGGGCGTCCGGGTCGCCGTACCCGCTGCTGGCGGCGCTGCGCTCGGCGGCGCAGGTGATCTCCTACGAGATCGCGCTCGGCCTGTCGATCGTGGGGGTGATCCTGTACGCGGGGTCGCTGTCCACGGCGGACATCGTGGCCTCGCAGGCAAGCGGCTGGTACCTGCTGTTGCTGGCGCCGAGTTTCGTGGCGTTCGTGATCTCGATGGTGGGGGAGACCAACCGGGCGCCGTTCGACCTGCCGGAGGCGGAGTCGGAGCTGGTGGGCGGGTTCCACACCGAGTACTCGTCGCTGAAGTTCGCGCTGTTCTTCCTGGCCGAGTACGTGAACATGGTGACGGTGTCGGCGATGGCCACCACCCTGTTCCTGGGTGGCGGGATGTGGCCGTGGCCGCTGTCGTTCCTCAACTCCAGCGGCTGGTTGCAGTTCGTGGCGTTCCTGATCAAGACGTTCGTGTTCCTGTTCGTGTTCATCTGGTTGCGGGGCACGTTGCCGCGGTTGCGCTACGACCAGTTCATGCGGCTGGGTTGGAAGGTCCTGGTGCCGGGCAGCCTGCTGTGGATCCTGGCGATCTTCGCGATCCGGACCTGGCGGACCAGCGGTGGTCAGGTGTCGGCGTTGCTGATCGGATTGGGGATCGCGCTGGCGGTGGTGCTGCTGGTGGCGTTCCTGGTGCCGGACCGCAAGGTGGAGGGCCCGGCGATGGTGGAGCCTGCCTCGGACTACCCGGTGCCCCCGCTCGACCTGGTGGTGCCCAAGCCGCCACGACACCGGCTCCGCAGGCCTGCGGGCGAGGCCCTCCCCCGCACCGAGAGCACGACTCGCGCGCACCCGGGGCGCGGCACGCGGATGTGA
- a CDS encoding ABC transporter ATP-binding protein, with protein MRTPVLELEDVTFRRAGTQILHGVSFTVGSGEHWALLGPNGAGKSTVLGFCGAVTHPTTGVVRVLGRQLGRVELQALRRSIGHVNPRHPLRSPLTVLEVVLTGLTGSIEVPPRWTPDAAQLAMAHDLLAAFGLAGKAEDRWPTLSQGERGRVLIARALIPGPRLLLLDEPSTGLDVAAREQLLEAIDGLDTTHPGTASVLVTHHLEELPTTTTHALLLADGRVVAAGPVGEVVTSRNVSAAFAHPIDVERRDGRWSARARRLSSLSAAGS; from the coding sequence ATGAGGACGCCGGTCCTCGAACTGGAGGACGTGACGTTCCGCCGTGCCGGCACGCAGATCCTGCACGGCGTGTCGTTCACGGTCGGCTCGGGCGAGCACTGGGCGCTCCTCGGACCCAACGGCGCAGGCAAGAGCACCGTCCTCGGGTTCTGCGGAGCCGTCACCCACCCGACCACCGGCGTCGTGCGCGTCCTCGGCCGGCAGCTGGGGCGCGTCGAGCTGCAGGCACTGCGCCGCAGCATCGGGCACGTGAACCCGCGGCACCCGCTGCGCTCCCCGCTCACCGTGCTGGAGGTCGTGCTCACCGGGCTCACCGGCAGCATCGAAGTGCCCCCGCGCTGGACGCCCGACGCCGCCCAGCTCGCCATGGCGCACGACCTGCTGGCCGCGTTCGGGCTCGCCGGGAAGGCGGAGGACCGCTGGCCCACGCTCTCGCAGGGGGAGCGGGGCCGGGTCCTCATCGCCCGCGCCCTGATCCCCGGGCCCCGGTTGCTGCTGCTGGACGAGCCGTCCACCGGGCTGGACGTCGCCGCGCGCGAGCAGCTGCTCGAGGCGATCGACGGGTTGGACACCACCCATCCCGGCACGGCGTCGGTGCTGGTCACCCACCACCTGGAGGAGCTGCCGACCACCACCACCCACGCCCTGCTGCTCGCCGACGGGCGAGTGGTCGCGGCCGGCCCGGTGGGCGAGGTGGTGACGAGCCGCAACGTCAGCGCGGCCTTCGCCCACCCCATCGACGTCGAGCGCCGCGACGGGCGGTGGAGCGCCCGAGCCCGCCGCCTGTCCTCCCTCTCCGCGGCAGGCAGCTGA
- a CDS encoding FadR/GntR family transcriptional regulator, translating into MVAQLQRHPLAAQVAEALLQRIRAGEWPLGHRLPGETTLAARLGVGRSTLREAIRELAGKGVLDSRQGAGVFVTALDVVEDWDAVLRRADVAAVIEARIAIEAEAAGLAAGRRTPADVRGLRRALVARAPAGRSVDDHVDADMAFHRAVIVAAHNEVLVELFDAFVPRVRTAMVHMLRARPLASEEADHGAHAELVDAIARRDVPAAAAASRTHLTALKEALA; encoded by the coding sequence GTGGTCGCCCAGCTCCAGCGGCATCCGCTCGCGGCGCAGGTCGCCGAAGCGTTGCTCCAACGCATCCGGGCGGGGGAGTGGCCACTGGGGCACCGGCTCCCCGGCGAGACCACGTTGGCCGCGCGGCTGGGCGTGGGACGCTCCACGCTGCGCGAGGCGATCCGCGAGCTCGCCGGCAAGGGCGTGCTGGACAGCCGCCAGGGCGCGGGCGTGTTCGTCACGGCGTTGGACGTCGTCGAGGACTGGGACGCGGTCCTGCGCCGCGCCGACGTCGCCGCCGTGATCGAGGCGCGCATCGCCATCGAGGCGGAGGCGGCAGGGCTGGCGGCAGGCCGGCGCACGCCCGCGGACGTCCGGGGGCTGCGCCGCGCGCTCGTCGCCCGCGCGCCCGCTGGGCGGTCCGTGGACGATCACGTCGACGCCGACATGGCATTCCACCGCGCCGTGATCGTGGCGGCGCACAACGAGGTGCTGGTGGAGCTGTTCGACGCGTTCGTACCGCGGGTGCGCACGGCCATGGTCCACATGCTGCGGGCGCGCCCCCTGGCCTCCGAGGAGGCCGACCACGGCGCTCATGCGGAGCTCGTCGACGCGATCGCGCGGCGGGACGTGCCGGCGGCGGCCGCGGCGAGCCGCACCCACCTCACCGCGTTGAAGGAGGCGCTCGCATGA
- a CDS encoding dienelactone hydrolase family protein has protein sequence MALREYLVGEVAEDFADGVLSRREALRRLGLLGLGAAAAGAVLSACAAEPAAPPPSAPPPPADPPGRAQSVGPGQEIRFAGPAGELIGAWAAPAGARPHGALLVVHENRGLTEHFRDLVGRLAGAGYGALCVDMLSAQGGTAALTDPAQAPTALADTPGDALLADLRAGIDELGRRVPGAKVGMVGFCFGGGMTWQLLQAGEPRLTAAVPFYGPVPEQPDFSRVTAAVLAMFAGLDDRVNAGRERAEAAMRAAGVTHWIRTFEGADHAFFNDTGPRYDADAAEQAWTEMLDWFERHLA, from the coding sequence ATGGCGCTGCGTGAATACCTCGTGGGCGAGGTCGCCGAGGACTTCGCGGACGGTGTGCTGAGCCGGCGAGAAGCCCTGCGCAGGCTGGGGCTGCTCGGGCTCGGGGCCGCGGCGGCGGGCGCGGTGCTGTCCGCCTGCGCCGCCGAACCCGCCGCGCCGCCCCCGAGCGCGCCGCCGCCGCCCGCCGACCCGCCCGGACGGGCGCAGAGCGTCGGCCCGGGACAGGAGATCCGGTTCGCCGGGCCTGCCGGTGAGCTGATCGGGGCCTGGGCGGCCCCCGCCGGTGCCCGTCCGCACGGTGCACTGCTGGTCGTCCACGAGAACCGCGGCCTGACCGAGCACTTCCGGGACCTGGTCGGCAGGCTGGCCGGGGCCGGCTACGGCGCGCTGTGCGTCGACATGCTCTCGGCCCAGGGCGGCACGGCCGCGTTGACCGATCCGGCGCAGGCGCCGACCGCGCTGGCGGACACGCCGGGGGACGCGCTTCTCGCCGACCTGCGCGCGGGCATCGACGAGCTGGGGCGCCGCGTACCCGGCGCGAAGGTCGGCATGGTCGGGTTCTGCTTCGGCGGCGGGATGACCTGGCAGCTGCTTCAGGCCGGGGAGCCCCGGCTGACCGCCGCCGTCCCGTTCTACGGGCCGGTGCCCGAGCAGCCGGACTTCAGCCGGGTCACCGCGGCCGTCCTCGCGATGTTCGCCGGGCTGGACGACCGGGTGAACGCCGGCCGGGAGCGCGCCGAGGCGGCGATGCGGGCCGCCGGGGTGACGCACTGGATACGCACCTTCGAAGGCGCCGACCACGCGTTCTTCAACGACACCGGCCCCCGGTACGACGCGGACGCGGCCGAGCAGGCCTGGACCGAGATGCTGGACTGGTTCGAGCGCCACCTGGCCTGA
- a CDS encoding NADP-dependent oxidoreductase has protein sequence MKAYGFTRYGGPEHESYLDLPVPEPGPGELLVRVAAAGVNPADWKVRAGLRRTDLPLEPPVALGREVAGTVERVGGGVEGFAPGDEVFGGTVGSAGGWAEFARVPASFAALRPSEVAVTDAAVLPVAAATAYDALVQLALPPGATLLVIGAGGGVGLAAVQLAVAGGVEVVGIASRGKHDLLAAMGATALAPGSEVRGTVDAVLDLVGGEALRSALSGLGGNPPVIVSAADHAGVAALGGQPVARVRSGERLAAVARLVAEGALDPRVTDVRPFDEAASALAVVEGGHALGKIVLRIP, from the coding sequence ATGAAGGCATACGGCTTCACCCGGTACGGCGGCCCCGAGCACGAGTCCTACCTCGACCTCCCGGTGCCCGAGCCCGGGCCGGGAGAGCTCCTCGTGCGCGTCGCGGCGGCTGGGGTGAACCCGGCCGACTGGAAGGTGCGCGCCGGACTGAGGCGCACCGACCTGCCCCTCGAACCGCCCGTGGCGCTCGGCCGCGAGGTCGCCGGCACCGTGGAGCGCGTCGGGGGAGGGGTCGAGGGGTTCGCGCCCGGCGACGAGGTCTTCGGCGGCACGGTCGGCTCGGCCGGCGGGTGGGCGGAGTTCGCGCGGGTGCCGGCGTCCTTCGCCGCGCTCCGCCCGTCCGAGGTCGCCGTCACCGACGCGGCGGTCCTGCCCGTCGCCGCGGCCACGGCGTACGACGCGCTGGTGCAGCTGGCGCTCCCGCCGGGCGCGACGCTGCTCGTGATCGGCGCGGGCGGCGGGGTGGGGCTGGCGGCGGTGCAGCTCGCCGTGGCCGGCGGGGTCGAGGTGGTGGGCATCGCGAGCCGGGGCAAGCACGACCTGCTGGCCGCGATGGGTGCCACCGCGCTCGCGCCTGGCTCGGAGGTGCGCGGCACCGTCGACGCGGTGCTCGACCTCGTCGGTGGCGAGGCGCTGCGCAGCGCCCTCTCCGGGCTCGGCGGGAACCCTCCGGTGATCGTCTCGGCGGCCGACCACGCGGGCGTCGCGGCGCTCGGCGGGCAGCCCGTGGCACGGGTCCGCAGCGGCGAGCGGCTCGCCGCCGTTGCGCGCCTGGTCGCCGAGGGGGCGCTCGACCCGCGTGTCACCGACGTACGGCCGTTCGACGAGGCCGCGAGCGCCCTGGCCGTCGTAGAGGGCGGGCATGCACTGGGGAAGATCGTCCTGCGCATCCCGTAG